Proteins encoded within one genomic window of Leptolyngbya sp. FACHB-261:
- the pstB gene encoding phosphate ABC transporter ATP-binding protein PstB, whose amino-acid sequence MLSAKNLDIYYGKKLAVTGVNMEIQRRQVTALIGPSGCGKSTFLKSLNRIGELDSPMRVQGKVEFLGQDIYSPRVNLQQLRIQIGMVFQKPNPFPMSIYDNIAYGPRLNGASRRAKLDDIIETSLVQAALWDEVKHKLHQSALGLSGGQQQRLCIARSLAVSPKVLLMDEPCSALDPIATLKIEELIKQLQEHLTIVIVTHNLQQAARVAQQTGFFSVDMKAGEAGAGQLVEYGPTQRIFEAPSHQRTRDYVSGRFG is encoded by the coding sequence ATGTTAAGCGCAAAGAATTTAGACATCTATTACGGCAAAAAGCTGGCGGTGACCGGGGTCAACATGGAGATCCAGAGGCGCCAAGTCACGGCTTTGATTGGTCCTTCCGGCTGCGGTAAATCGACCTTCCTCAAGTCGCTCAATCGCATTGGTGAATTGGACTCACCGATGCGGGTGCAGGGCAAAGTTGAGTTCCTCGGCCAAGATATTTATTCGCCGCGGGTCAACCTGCAACAGTTGCGCATTCAGATTGGCATGGTCTTTCAAAAGCCCAATCCCTTCCCAATGAGCATCTATGACAACATCGCCTACGGACCACGACTGAATGGGGCTAGCCGTCGCGCCAAGCTCGACGACATTATTGAGACCTCGCTGGTCCAGGCTGCTCTTTGGGATGAGGTCAAGCACAAGCTGCATCAGTCGGCCTTGGGTTTATCAGGCGGACAGCAACAGCGTCTCTGCATCGCTCGTTCGCTTGCCGTCTCTCCCAAAGTGTTGCTGATGGATGAGCCCTGCTCGGCTCTCGACCCGATTGCGACGCTCAAAATTGAGGAGCTGATCAAGCAGCTTCAGGAGCATCTGACGATTGTGATTGTGACCCATAACCTGCAACAGGCGGCTCGGGTTGCGCAACAGACTGGCTTCTTTAGTGTCGACATGAAAGCGGGTGAGGCGGGTGCTGGTCAATTGGTTGAATACGGCCCTACCCAGCGCATCTTTGAGGCCCCAAGCCATCAGCGGACGCGAGACTACGTCAGTGGCCGTTTCGGTTGA
- the pstA gene encoding phosphate ABC transporter permease PstA has product MQSPNLIDDSKSGSEILTQPLPLGRVLFNRIMTVLAFLFLALALLPLLAVLFEVLRRGLPNLSLEAFTALPAPPGITDQPNGFGNAIQGTLLMVGIASLLSVPVGIMAAVYISEFGRGTWLAAWIRFATNILSGVPSIVMGVFAYAVIVYTSKTFSAFAGSVALAVLMLPIVVRATEEALKLVPDSLRQAAVALGATQFQTTTQVVVATALPGIVTGVLLAVARAAGETAPLLFTALFTDQWTDGLFSPTASLSVLIFNFYNDPDPNRTELLWTASLLLVGLVLFTSVLSRVAARNPMAASRR; this is encoded by the coding sequence ATGCAATCCCCTAACCTGATCGATGACAGTAAGTCGGGGAGTGAGATCCTCACTCAGCCCCTGCCGTTAGGCCGCGTCCTTTTTAACCGGATCATGACGGTCCTTGCCTTCTTATTTTTGGCCCTGGCGCTGTTGCCTTTGCTGGCCGTACTGTTTGAGGTTTTACGTCGAGGGCTGCCCAACTTGAGCCTGGAAGCGTTTACCGCCCTACCGGCTCCACCCGGAATCACTGATCAGCCGAACGGCTTTGGCAATGCCATTCAGGGAACTTTACTGATGGTCGGGATCGCCTCCCTACTAAGTGTGCCGGTTGGCATTATGGCGGCGGTCTACATCTCAGAGTTTGGTCGAGGCACCTGGCTTGCCGCCTGGATTCGTTTTGCTACCAACATTTTGAGCGGCGTGCCCTCGATTGTGATGGGTGTGTTTGCTTACGCCGTGATTGTCTATACCTCAAAGACGTTCTCTGCCTTCGCGGGCAGTGTGGCACTAGCGGTGCTGATGCTACCGATTGTGGTGAGAGCCACCGAGGAAGCGCTGAAATTGGTGCCAGACTCTTTGCGCCAAGCTGCGGTAGCTCTGGGAGCGACCCAGTTTCAAACGACAACGCAAGTCGTGGTGGCAACGGCGCTACCAGGCATCGTCACAGGTGTCCTGTTAGCTGTGGCCCGGGCTGCAGGGGAGACTGCGCCACTGTTGTTTACCGCGCTGTTTACTGACCAGTGGACGGACGGTTTGTTCAGTCCGACTGCCTCACTATCTGTGCTGATCTTCAACTTCTACAACGACCCAGACCCGAACCGCACCGAACTGCTCTGGACCGCCTCTCTATTGCTGGTTGGTTTGGTGCTGTTTACTAGCGTGCTCTCCCGTGTGGCTGCTCGTAATCCTATGGCCGCAAGCAGGAGGTAA